One window of Canis lupus baileyi chromosome 21, mCanLup2.hap1, whole genome shotgun sequence genomic DNA carries:
- the LOC140613353 gene encoding olfactory receptor 4C11-like — translation MSMNSSVNEFILLGLTQDPRKQKAIFGVFLMLYLATLLGNFLIVVTIKRSRTLGSPMYFFLFYLSFADACFSTTIAPRLIVDAISQQKTISYKECMTQVFSAHFFGCMEIFVLILMAFDRYVAICKPLRYTTIMNRHVCSVLVILGWVGSCIHSSAQIFLASRLPFCGPNVIDHYFCDLQPLLKLACMDTYVINLLVVTNSGAICLVSFIILLISYVVILYSLRNHSAEGRRKALSTCTSHFIVVVLFFGPCIFMYTRPATTFPVDKVVAVFYTIGTPLLNPLIYTLRNAEVKNAMKKLWCSKG, via the coding sequence ATGTCAATGAATAGCAGCGTGAATGAATTCATTCTGCTTGGCTTGACACAGGatccaagaaaacagaaagcaataTTTGGGGTCTTCTTAATGCTTTACCTTGCCACACTGTTGGGAAACTTTCTCATTGTAGTGACTATTAAAAGAAGCAGGACTCTTGGGAgtcccatgtacttcttcctatTTTACCTGTCCTTTGCTGATGCCTGCTTCTCTACAACCATTGCCCCCAGATTGATTGTGGATGCCATTTCCCAGCAGAAGACCATTTCCTACAAGGAGTGCATGACTCAGGTCTTTTCAGCCCACTTCTTTGGATGCATGGAAATCTTCGTGCTGATCCTGATGGCTTTTGATCGCTATGTAGCCATTTGTAAGCCCTTGCGATACACAACCATCATGAACAGGCATGTCTGCAGTGTGCTGGTGATTCTGGGTTGGGTGGGATCCTGTATCCACTCTTCAGCACAAATTTTCCTGGCTTCGAGATTGCCTTTCTGTGGTCCCAATGTGATTGATCACTATTTCTGTGATTTGCAGCCCTTGTTGAAACTTGCTTGCATGGACACTTATGTAATAAATTTGCTAGTTGTTACTAATAGTGGAGCCATATGCTTGGTGAGTTTCATAATCTTGCTTATCTCCTATGTTGTCATCTTGTACTCTCTGAGAAACCACAGTGCAGAAGGAAGGCGAAAAGCCCTTTCAACCTGCACCTCCCATTTTATTGTGGTTGTCCTATTTTTTGGCCCATGTATATTCATGTATACACGCCCGGCAACCACATTTCCAGTAGACAAGGTGGTGGCAGTGTTTTATACCATTGGGACACCCTTGCTGAACCCTCTGATCTATACACTGAGGAATGCGGAAGtgaaaaatgccatgaaaaaGTTATGGTGTAGCAAAGGGTGA